A section of the Ranitomeya imitator isolate aRanImi1 chromosome 7, aRanImi1.pri, whole genome shotgun sequence genome encodes:
- the APOBR gene encoding apolipoprotein B receptor — MEFLQRHLPRVYQAVQNALVYVTNMTAQIFGAPPNAPQPRDARAKTPLQSEDAAAKSQGRDQMTLAPDVSSEEAVLEATEESMKMSQQDVESQAQETAVRHRKENVERKHLDYHHTISDTNDIFSHQDESHSKATTTDDLKPSKTEGEFLHSEVQPVINEELQKVTQEALVSEEQLRIKTEKKSISRLEYLLRDLEPMTYQEHEVLTNRDQVPRSNLDFEIKENSVSSVNVSPSLVRTMTLQEISEEATICHPTVTSEKLDQEPSEDVLATPLMMEYDDLDVPDLKRQHKKLVTPVSAEDKSPSDQGEEARKTWEHLHETAVRLALHCNLEVKELGSEEKDRSDEISSVSTLVEDSQPTEQGQRVEKMRRRVHFSPSIEEREQISEAIFCINIKGAQEPTNKYTELPPNLHPRPESGELPIDKEETIEFISSNQVIETATMDPNTERDQVKLLHAGSSVYYNGLDVSTHADEETCKSIVDVTYQSVTLGFQSEETANRFPNKMSLEELSNDVRTVEEMKDREEEQNKNSMPTLHANLSHSDVDCEVEYDHGESTQRFDMIDGPLEKSYEIVSDPSNQEGSHFTELKVTEPLEDESQSSEEIKVDLFLHEDAESMKQQVHPEVDSKDTDSKQKLCCPLVEEDSTEGIIPMTDKLYLHESRLDGEPGPSESTVIVYTPDGQDMQTSVQKLDTSIYDQIQDDTISIESERRLSTDLSNIDNVQTAEDPSEGSSEGSVGINHPMMTEAQNKEVMDGKQYHDVGDFREIRPLSEQLEEHMRVKEEYQIQEMDDYMWYKRESYQNDGLVIYSESIEEAGAPKDPTRNAKESSEQLPCEESELEVHSKDGVGGQPNQKVIFSGENATKANGLIVSEAESRNQILSVRIESDLGTNCELEGIYKHTEIGFDLSSEIQSVNNTSPSEQDVSDMIERSEISHSVSTEGNFLEDTAESKSQIDNVIKNLDLQHMVMPGHSMDKISEGLPEEIQTSLTSDDAQSLERVKELEISLDSGTLSHSEVILDKNILYEHNSVMSMYHPAEVLEITRSEGQLDKGVDDVGQANEETLEHKNTEERSLGLHLSEELGSLIQSVQTFEEDDNSSICIAASETTIEVSDIGLDINDSSVEISENKEEDGEIGEDESSVILLFSNGKLGDQILDSVKELEIVLDNGSPTEVNNELIVGSSSESYSDTVEGGDDHLSNMDTSVEVIVTTINVDQSDTEVEDVGYSNEETIAEIFSEKITAEHESSEEHSPGLHLSEDLRSLIKPVQVLKEEYYSSMEIAVTETILEVSDVGSDTNNTSVEISESKKEDAQAEEDQPFVTLDETSNGQLGDQFPDRVKEPMILLDSLSPAEDNIEVIEGATLKLYSETLEGDDLLSCMNLSDEVNESPMNVDVSDKWLEDRGQSDDPIVIDIFSEHQAKENYPEMCFSSGLGSIIDLEHSFEEHRYSSIIVTNTQVEATEFNNVLTETENVLSKEIDPSSEICNDLIPDHTAEETSESKEKEKEESQPSETTDDTFRKQFGNLEVYEPVIHTETGSIADYIDTILGSTAEHSQDEGVLSDLHSVKKRDHRTDVISVISSTGKEDILDTCKAREILVESSVPIDIILNNVITDEQEKNLIPDHTVEKTSENKEEKKEESQPSETMDDTFRKQFGNLEVHEPVIHTESGSIVEYIDIILESTSEHSLDEGVLLSDLHSVKTTDHTTDVISVVSSTGKEEILDMCKAHDILVESTVQVDIIPDNVIPDEPPKNQNETSDICHAEELGSSFLCSQEPEENQPNCSSPIFIEESHVGLGIVNTAEENVNVLLVDDEPKEMDLLSEIQSVITSDYSVEASISISTVEAIEVAGEDLFIKSITKEEKEDSEDMNQKLGPSEPGNDLDKKLPEQDSFRPTLSIVTHHSEDIASVDINELSDTAHFGSSDLEIRLPTSMDHIKKESVEGEEQLSSQEALCSGQNEQVVTILTDKPPKLIEPPTHMEMNEDQEKPLVDLRGTMKEPSVEEDDDIDNSLFPHNTLDISAQKSRVQLRRKTSIRRKQGQRQVPSESEPVEPPQPMPRPRPMGVPIFPGKLPIFPLAPAVSHPTEEKKEEKPAEAEEILIKPKKGIPRHAGFGIPHPQMMQELQSRLKKKKPNE, encoded by the exons ATGGAGTTCCTGCAGAGACATCTCCCCCGCGTGTACCAGGCCGTGCAGAACGCGCTG GTCTATGTGACCAATATGACGGCGCAGATTTTCGGAGCACCACCCAACGCCCCGCAGCCTAGAGACGCCCGCGCCAAGACCCCTCTACAGTCCGAGGACGCAGCAGCAAAGTCGCAG GGTAGAGATCAGATGACCTTAGCGCCAGATGTGTCGTCAGAAGAAGCCGTTCTGGAGGCCACGGAGGAAAGTATGAAGATGAGCCAGCAAG ATGTTGAGAGCCAAGCACAGGAGACAGCGGTCAGACATCGGAAGGAAAATGTAGAAAGAAAACATCTTGACTATCATCATACAATTAGCGATACCAATGATATCTTCAGTCACCAAGATGAAAGCCACAGCAAAGCCACCACCACAGATGATCTGAAGCCATCAAAAACAGAAGGCGAATTCCTACACAGTGAAGTCCAACCAGTCATCAATGAGGAGTTGCAGAAGGTAACCCAAGAAGCACTTGTGTCTGAAGAACAATTAAGGATCAAGACGGAGAAAAAATCTATTTCAAGGCTTGAATATTTGTTGAGGGACCTAGAACCAATGACTTATCAGGAACATGAGGTTTTGACTAATAGAGATCAAGTTCCCAGGAGCAACTTAGATTTTGAAATTAAAGAAAATTCTGTTAGTAGCGTGAATGTTTCTCCAAGTCTAGTGAGGACTATGACTCTACAAGAAATCTCAGAAGAAGCTACAATTTGTCATCCGACAGTGACATCAGAAAAACTTGACCAGGAACCAAGCGAAGATGTTTTAGCTACTCCGCTCATGATGGAATATGATGACTTGGATGTACCAGATCTCAAAAGACAACATAAAAAGTTGGTTACACCAGTCAGCGCAGAAGACAAGTCTCCTAGTGATCAAGGAGAAGAGGCAAGGAAGACTTGGGAACATCTTCATGAGACAGCTGTTCGTCTAGCGTTACACTGTAATTTGGAGGTGAAGGAActtggctcagaagagaaggatcgGTCAGATGAGATTAGCAGTGTTTCCACTTTAGTAGAAGACAGTCAACCTACTGAACAAGGTCAGAGAGTTGAGAAGATGAGAAGAAGAGTTCACTTCTCCCCCAGTATTGAAGAACGGGAACAGATATCAGAGGCTATTTTCTGTATAAATATTAAGGGGGCGCAGGAACCCACCAATAAATACACTGAACTCCCACCAAACTTACACCCGAGACCAGAATCAGGTGAATTACCAATTGATAAAGAAGAGACAATTGAATTCATAAGTAGCAACCAAGTTATTGAGACAGCCACGATGGATCCAAACACTGAGAGAGATCAGGTGAAGCTACTGCATGCGGGAAGCTCTGTATATTACAATGGGCTTGACGTGTCAACACATGCAGATGAAGAGACATGTAAATCCATAGTTGACGTAACCTACCAGAGCGTGACTTTAGGTTTTCAATCAGAGGAGACTGCCAatagatttccaaataaaatgtcaTTGGAGGAACTTTCCAATGACGTTCGCACTGTTGAGGAGATGAAGGATCGTGAAGAGGAACAAAACAAAAACTCAATGCCTACCTTACATGCTAACCTATCTCATTCAGATGTAGATTGTGAGGTGGAATATGATCATGGAGAAAGTACACAGAGGTTTGATATGATTGATGGTCCTTTAGAGAAAAGTTATGAGATTGTCTCAGATCCTTCAAACCAAGAAGGATCACATTTTACAGAGCTCAAAGTTACAGAACCTCTGGAGGATGAAAGTCAGTCAAGTGAAGAAATCAAGGTGGATCTCTTTTTACATGAAGATGCAGAATCAATGAAACAACAGGTCCATCCAGAAGTAGATAGTAAAGATACTGATAGCAAACAGAAATTGTGCTGCCCGTTGGTGGAGGAAGACTCAACCGAAGGAATAATACCAATGACTGATAAATTATATTTACATGAGAGCAGACTGGATGGTGAACCTGGACCAAGTGAGTCTACAGTTATAGTGTATACGCCAGATGGACAAGACATGCAAACATCTGTCCAAAAGCTGGATACATCCATATATGATCAAATACAAGATGACACCATCAGCATTGAATCAGAGAGACGTCTATCAACAGACTTATCAAATATTGACAATGTCCAAACAGCAGAAGATCCATCAGAAGGAAGCAGTGAAGGATCTGTAGGAATAAACCACCCCATGATGACTGAGGCTCAAAATAAAGAAGTCATGGATGGGAAGCAATATCACGATGTAGGAGATTTCAGAGAAATTAGGCCTCTAAGTGAGCAATTAGAAGAACATATGAGAGTGAAGGAGGAATACCAGATACAGGAAATGGATGATTATATGTGGTATAAACGAGAAAGTTATCAAAATGATGGCCTCGTTATCTACAGTGAGAGCATTGAGGAGGCAGGGGCGCCAAAAGATCCTACAAGGAACGCAAAGGAATCATCTGAGCAGCTACCTTGCGAGGAATCTGAACTTGAAGTCCACTCTAAAGATGGAGTGGGAGGACAACCCAATCAGAAAGTTATTTTCTCAGGTGAAAATGCAACCAAAGCCAATGGCCTTATTGTATCTGAGGCCGAATCTAGAAACCAAATTCTTTCTGTACGTATAGAAAGTGACCTTGGAACAAATTGTGAGTTAGAAGGCATCTATAAGCATACAGAAATAGGATTTGACCTCTCCTCAGAAATCCAGTCTGTGAACAATACAAGTCCGTCAGAACAGGACGTCTCTGACATGATCGAGAGATCAGAGATCTCTCACAGTGTTTCTACAGAAGGCAATTTTCTAGAAGATACAGCAGAATCAAAATCCCAAATTGATAATGTCATTAAAAATTTAGATCTCCAACATATGGTCATGCCAGGTCACTCAATGGACAAGATCTCAGAAGGTCTGCCAGAAGAAATTCAAACTTCTCTGACTTCAGATGACGCTCAATCTCTAGAAAGAGTTAAGGAACTGGAGATTTCATTGGACAGTGGAACTCTTAGCCACTCTGAAGTAATCTTAGACAAAAATATCTTATATGAACATAATTCAGTGATGTCGATGTATCATCCTGCAGAAGTCTTGGAAATTACTAGGAGTGAAGGTCAGTTAGATAAAGGAGTGGACGATGTAGGTCAAGCTAATGAAGAAACGTTGGAGCATAAAAACACTGAAGAAAGAAGTCTTGGTCTCCATCTTTCAGAAGAACTTGGATCCCTTATACAATCTGTGCAGACTTTTGAGGAAGATGACAATTCCTCTATTTGTATTGCTGCCTCTGAGACCACGATAGAAGTTTCTGATATTGGTCTGGACATCAACGATTCCTCAGTAGAGATCTCAGAAAATAAGGAAGAAGATGGGGAAATAGGAGAAGATGAATCTTCTGTTATTCTGTTATTTTCAAATGGAAAATTAGGAGATCAAATTCTAGATAGTGTCAAGGAATTGGAGATTGTATTAGATAATGGATCTCCAACTGAAGTTAACAATGAATTGATCGTAGGATCCAGCTCGGAATCATATTCTGATACAGTTGAAGGAGGTGATGACCATTTATCGAATATGGACACTTCTGTGGAAGTGATTGTGACTACTATTAATGTAGATCAGTCAGATACAGAGGTGGAAGATGTAGGTTATTCTAATGAGGAAACTATTGCTGAGATCTTTTCAGAGAAAATTACTGCAGAGCATGAAAGCTCTGAAGAACATAGTCCTGGTCTCCATCTTTCAGAAGATCTTAGATCCCTAATAAAACCGGTGCAAGTATTAAAGGAAGAATATTATTCTTCCATGGAAATTGCTGTCACTGAGACTATTCTAGAAGTTTCTGATGTTGGTTCGGACACCAACAATACCTCAGTAGAGATATCAGAAAGTAAAAAGGAAGATGCACAAGCAGAAGAAGATCAACCTTTTGTTACACTAGATGAAACATCAAATGGACAATTAGGAGATCAATTTCCAGATAGGGTCAAGGAGCCAATGATTTTATTAGATTCTTTATCTCCTGCTGAGGACAACATTGAAGTAATCGAAGGAGCCACCTTGAAATTATATTCCGAAACATTGGAAGGTGATGATCTTTTATCCTGTATGAACCTATCTGATGAAGTCAATGAGTCTCCTATGAATGTAGATGTATCAGACAAATGGTTGGAAGATCGAGGTCAATCTGATGATCCAATCGTAATAGATATTTTTTCCGAACACCAAGCTAAGGAGAATTACCCCGAAATGTGTTTTTCATCTGGACTTGGATCCATTATAGATCTTGAGCATTCATTTGAAGAACATCGTTATTCTTCCATTATTGTCACCAATACTCAGGTAGAAGCTACTGAATTTAATAATGTATTGACTGAGACAGAAAATGTTCTCTCAAAAGAAATTGATCCTTCATCAGAAATTTGCAATGACCTTATCCCTGACCACACAGCGGAGGAGACTTCAGAAagcaaagaaaaagagaaagaagaaaGTCAACCTTCCGAAACTACAGATGATACATTTAGAAAACAATTTGGGAATCTTGAAGTCTATGAGCCTGTAATTCATACAGAAACTGGATCTATTGCCGATTACATTGACACAATATTGGGATCTACCGCAGAGCATTCTCAAGATGAAGGTGTTCTATCAGATCTTCACTCAGTCAAGAAGAGAGATCACAGAACAGATGTCATTAGCGTTATCTCTAGTACTGGTAAAGAAGACATATTGGACACATGTAAAGCTCGTGAAATACTGGTTGAATCATCTGTTCCAATTGATATCATTCTAAATAATGTTATTACAGATGAACAGGAGAAGAACCTTATCCCTGACCACACAGTGGAGAAGACTTCAGAAAATaaggaagaaaagaaagaagaaagtCAACCTTCCGAAACTATGGATGATACATTTAGAAAACAATTTGGAAATCTTGAAGTCCATGAGCCTGTGATTCATACCGAAAGTGGATCTATTGTCGAATACATTGACATAATTTTGGAATCTACCTCAGAACATTCTCTAGATGAAGGTGTTCTCCTATCAGACCTTCACTCTGTCAAGACAACAGATCACACAACAGATGTCATTAGCGTGGTCTCTAGTACTGGTAAAGAAGAAATATTGGACATGTGTAAAGCTCATGATATACTAGTTGAATCAACTGTTCAAGTTGATATTATTCCAGATAATGTTATTCCAGATGAACCGCCGAAGAACCAGAATGAAACCTCAGATATCTGTCATGCAGAAGAACTAGGATCCAGTTTTCTTTGTAGCCAAGAGCCTGAAGAAAATCAACCCAACTGTTCATCTCCAATTTTCATTGAAGAATCTCACGTTGGTTTGGGCATTGTCAATACTGCAGAAGAAAATGTAAATGTACTACTGGTAGATGATGAACCCAAAGAAATGGACCTTTTATCTGAAATTCAGTCCGTGATTACCTCAGATTACTCAGTGGAAGCCTCAATAAGTATATCTACTGTAGAGGCCATCGAAGTTGCTGGAGAAGACCTCTTTATAAAGTCTATTACAAAAGAAGAAAAGGAAGATTCGGAGGATATGAACCAAAAGTTAGGTCCTTCAGAACCTGGTAATGATCTGGACAAGAAGCTCCCTGAGCAAGATTCTTTTCGACCAACTTTGTCCATAGTCACCCATCATTCTGAAGACATCGCTAGTGTTGATATCAATGAATTATCAGATACAGCACATTTTGGTTCATCAGACTTAGAGATCAGGTTACCAACAAGTATGGATCATATCAAGAAAGAATCGGTGGAAGGTGAGGAACAGCTTTCTAGCCAAGAAGCCTTGTGTTCAGGTCAAAACGAGCAAGTCGTCACAATTCTCACCGACAAACCTCCAAAACTAATAGAGCCACCAACACATATGGAAATGAATGAAGACCAAGAGAAACCTCTAGTAGATCTCAGAGGAACAATGAAGGAACCGAGTGTGGAGGAAGACGATGACATTGACAACAGTCTG TTTCCTCATAATACACTGGATATCAGCGCTCAAAAGAGCCGCGTGCAGTTACGTAGAAAAACATCCATTCGGCGTAAGCAGGGGCAGCGCCAAGTTCCATCAGAGAGTGAACCCGTCGAACCACCGCAGCCAATGCCCAGGCCTCGGCCAATGGGAGTACCAATATTTCCAGGAAAATTGCCAATATTTCCACTGGCTCCTGCCGTATCACATCCTACAgaagaaaagaaggaagagaaGCCTGCTGAAGCAGAGGAGATCCTTATCAAGCCCAAGAAAGGAATACCAAGGCATGCTGG GTTCGGGATCCCGCACCCCCAGATGATGCAGGAGCTGCAGTCACGTCTGAAGAAGAAGAAGCCAAATGAGTGA